A DNA window from Jaculus jaculus isolate mJacJac1 chromosome 1, mJacJac1.mat.Y.cur, whole genome shotgun sequence contains the following coding sequences:
- the LOC101616517 gene encoding phospholipase A and acyltransferase 3 has protein sequence MGAPNQEPKPGDLIEIFRPFYSHWAIYVGDGYVVHLAPPSELAGAGMTSILSALSEKAIVKKELLCHVAGSDKYRVNNKHDDEYQPLPPSKIIQQAEEMVGQEVPYKLTSKNCEHFVNALRYRVARSDQVRDAITTVGIAGMGLAVGAFLGVMFSRNKKQKQ, from the exons CAAGAACCCAAACCTGGAGACCTGATTGAGATTTTCCGTCCTTTCTACAGTCACTGGGCCATCTATGTTGGTGATGGATATGTGGTCCACTTGGCTCCTCCAA GTGAACTCGCAGGTGCCGGGATGACCAGCATCCTTTCTGCCCTGTCGGAAAAGGCCATAGTGAAGAAGGAACTGCTGTGCCATGTGGCCGGGAGTGACAAGTACAGGGTTAACAACAAGCATGATGACGAGTACCAGCCGCTGCCCCCCAGCAAAATCATCCAGCAGGCAGAGGAGATGGTGGGCCAGGAGGTTCCCTACAAGCTGACCAGCAAGAACTGCGAACACTTTGTGAACGCTCTGCGCTACAGAGTCGCCCGCAGCGACCAG GTCAGAGATGCCATCACAACAGTGGGCATCGCTGGAATGGGATTGGCAGTTGGAGCCTTCCTTGGAGTCATGTTttcaagaaacaagaaacaaaagcaataa